A genomic window from Bacteroidales bacterium includes:
- a CDS encoding two-component regulator propeller domain-containing protein: protein MAHFPKYPVLTVLLLCTAITSFSQTPSLRFRHLTTKQGLPSNKVLSIIKDHNGFVWFGTSNGLARFDGYQIKTYPIKEDPHSGSGNHAIQVLLEDRDGNLWVGTAQNGLQLFDRVHETFTAFLSDPEDPNSLSNNTVNTIYQDREGMMWIGTNGGLNKYDPTSRHFSSFRPETVNPGHPGDRILALLEDNTGTFWVGSAGNVYRFDRLTERFTSFDLGTELPPDYSQVSCFAEDALGMLWMGTHWGMFKYNRSTNEMIHYLPVGLNGFLHADPDRTKFISNIYVRSIVVAGEKDHPVVWIATQWGLNRFDPNCEKFEAYFEDKLDPLSISNHFLLNLCLDESGLLWIGTISSGVDILNVNASPFHQVIMYLPDENVHCQPACFLMDHDENLWIGGIDMGLFQYDRDFQLVGNYSRWQFGIDTFDEKQHNQIVCICEGNDRILWLGFNAWGLVAFDRDKKTFTKVELPFPAGIPEPTIIENIVEDQEGVLWIGTNTGLYFKDRRDPVLDRAHPVEHDKLQKAEILRIAKDSKHNLWVSTGDGGLYCLQPENRDPLGFTSCLDDRSGQNGFSGSCVTAIYEDLNGILWLGSDKGLSVYNFNDRQCVSDTVFNKKYTGKIIRIFGDSQGHLWIFHADRGLIRYRPGTWAENAVRFFDIRDGLPFDGFNSTFHFANTFHQSEDGRLFLSSDIGSDDGFLWFYADSVKDNMLTPRMAITDFKVANNPFPLDSSVTVKRHITLTHNENFFSFEFAALDYLIPEKNQYAFYLEGLEDEWYYTGNQRSAHYTGVSPGHYTFRVKGSNNDGYWNESGVSLALTILPPPWRSWWAYTLYGLLLVGAIIAWRQYDLKRQRLKHALEIEHIEAQKLKELDSMKSRFFANISHEFRTPLTLILGPLQKLFSKTTDEESKQDIAIMQRHATCLQNLINQLLELSRLESGKMELQLEERDVIPLIKRYVQSFESLAKLKGIQLEFSAQSDGIPALVDPDKIEKILFNLLGNAFKWTADGGRILVEVGRFTGLQVYRSAGPRERGVRMEVPEDLKARRPSDSFDMVEILISDTGAGILPEKLPRIFDRFYQAGDSYTKDGEGTGIGLALTKELVELHGGTITVESVVNQGSTFRVFLPIGKQVGSWQLAVGNKKRVGNWQLAVGNKKRVGNGQLAVGNKKRVGNWQLAVGNKKRVGNGQLAVGNKKIVGNGQLAVGNKKIVGNGQLAVSNEDRGVFRKVCHLFPG from the coding sequence ATGGCTCATTTCCCCAAATACCCCGTATTGACTGTTTTATTGCTTTGTACGGCCATCACCAGCTTCTCACAAACACCATCCCTCAGGTTCAGGCATCTGACAACTAAACAGGGGCTACCTTCAAACAAGGTTTTGTCGATCATCAAGGACCACAACGGGTTCGTGTGGTTTGGAACCAGCAATGGGCTGGCTCGTTTTGACGGATACCAGATTAAAACATATCCAATAAAGGAAGATCCACATTCAGGATCAGGGAACCATGCGATCCAGGTACTTCTGGAAGATCGTGACGGAAACCTGTGGGTGGGAACTGCTCAGAACGGACTGCAACTTTTCGACCGGGTACATGAAACATTTACCGCTTTCTTGTCCGATCCCGAGGATCCCAACAGTCTGAGCAATAATACGGTCAATACGATCTATCAGGATCGGGAGGGGATGATGTGGATCGGAACGAACGGAGGACTCAACAAATATGACCCGACCAGCAGGCATTTCAGCTCCTTCCGGCCCGAAACCGTAAATCCCGGTCATCCCGGTGACAGGATCCTGGCACTGCTTGAGGATAACACCGGAACGTTCTGGGTTGGTTCAGCCGGGAACGTATACCGGTTTGACCGGCTGACAGAACGATTCACCTCCTTTGACCTTGGAACAGAGTTACCTCCCGATTACAGTCAGGTTTCCTGCTTTGCAGAGGATGCATTGGGTATGTTGTGGATGGGTACACACTGGGGGATGTTCAAATATAACAGAAGCACCAATGAAATGATACATTACCTGCCAGTGGGATTAAATGGATTTTTGCATGCGGATCCCGATCGAACCAAATTCATAAGCAATATCTATGTAAGATCGATCGTCGTGGCCGGAGAAAAAGATCATCCCGTAGTGTGGATCGCAACGCAGTGGGGATTGAACAGGTTTGATCCCAACTGTGAAAAATTTGAAGCCTACTTTGAAGATAAGCTTGATCCCCTGAGCATTTCAAATCATTTTCTGCTGAACCTCTGCCTGGATGAGTCCGGATTATTGTGGATCGGTACGATCTCTTCAGGAGTGGATATTTTGAATGTGAATGCCAGCCCCTTTCACCAGGTCATCATGTACTTGCCTGATGAGAATGTTCATTGCCAGCCTGCCTGCTTTCTTATGGACCATGATGAAAACCTGTGGATCGGCGGTATTGATATGGGCCTTTTTCAATACGACAGGGATTTTCAACTGGTGGGAAATTATTCCCGGTGGCAGTTCGGCATCGACACCTTTGACGAGAAGCAGCACAACCAGATCGTCTGTATCTGCGAAGGTAACGATCGTATCCTGTGGCTTGGTTTTAACGCCTGGGGGCTGGTTGCTTTCGACAGGGATAAAAAAACGTTCACCAAAGTGGAATTACCTTTTCCGGCAGGTATCCCGGAACCAACTATTATTGAAAATATTGTGGAAGATCAGGAGGGTGTATTATGGATCGGGACGAACACCGGACTTTATTTCAAGGACAGGAGGGATCCCGTATTGGACCGGGCGCATCCTGTAGAACACGATAAACTTCAAAAAGCAGAGATCCTGCGTATTGCGAAGGATTCAAAACACAATCTCTGGGTCAGCACCGGGGATGGCGGCCTGTACTGCCTTCAACCTGAAAACAGGGATCCCCTGGGTTTTACCAGCTGCCTGGATGATCGGTCCGGCCAGAATGGATTTTCCGGCTCCTGTGTCACTGCTATCTACGAAGACCTCAATGGAATCCTGTGGTTGGGATCAGATAAAGGGTTGAGCGTTTACAATTTCAATGACAGACAGTGTGTATCCGACACTGTGTTTAATAAAAAGTATACAGGAAAGATCATCAGAATCTTCGGTGATAGTCAAGGTCACTTATGGATTTTTCATGCCGACAGGGGATTGATCAGGTATCGGCCGGGAACCTGGGCTGAAAATGCAGTACGGTTTTTTGACATCAGGGATGGATTACCGTTCGACGGGTTCAATTCTACCTTTCACTTTGCAAATACATTTCATCAGAGTGAAGACGGGAGATTATTCTTAAGCAGTGACATTGGTTCGGACGATGGCTTTTTATGGTTTTACGCAGATAGTGTAAAAGACAACATGCTGACTCCGCGCATGGCTATCACAGACTTTAAGGTCGCTAACAATCCGTTTCCATTGGATAGCAGTGTGACCGTAAAAAGACATATTACGCTAACCCATAATGAGAATTTCTTCTCCTTCGAATTTGCCGCCCTGGATTACCTGATCCCTGAGAAAAACCAGTATGCGTTTTATCTGGAAGGGTTGGAAGACGAGTGGTACTATACCGGCAACCAGCGATCGGCCCATTATACCGGTGTTTCCCCGGGCCATTATACCTTCCGGGTGAAAGGATCGAACAACGACGGGTACTGGAACGAATCCGGCGTGTCGCTGGCCCTCACCATCCTTCCTCCTCCCTGGAGATCCTGGTGGGCATATACCCTTTACGGATTGTTGCTGGTTGGCGCAATCATTGCTTGGAGACAGTATGACCTGAAGCGGCAGCGGCTGAAGCATGCCCTTGAAATTGAGCATATTGAAGCCCAGAAGCTCAAAGAGCTCGACAGCATGAAAAGCCGGTTCTTTGCCAACATCAGCCACGAGTTCCGCACCCCCCTCACGCTGATCCTCGGTCCGTTGCAGAAGCTGTTCTCAAAAACAACGGATGAAGAATCAAAGCAGGACATCGCCATCATGCAGCGCCATGCCACCTGTTTGCAGAATCTGATCAACCAGCTGCTGGAACTCTCCCGGCTGGAATCCGGTAAAATGGAGCTGCAGTTAGAAGAAAGGGATGTCATCCCTTTGATCAAACGGTATGTCCAATCGTTTGAATCCTTAGCAAAGCTAAAAGGCATCCAGCTGGAGTTTTCCGCTCAAAGTGATGGCATCCCTGCCCTGGTCGATCCGGACAAGATCGAGAAGATCCTGTTCAATTTGCTGGGGAATGCGTTCAAGTGGACGGCGGATGGGGGACGGATTCTTGTTGAGGTCGGCAGGTTCACGGGTCTACAGGTCTACAGGTCTGCAGGTCCTCGTGAACGGGGAGTTCGTATGGAGGTACCCGAAGACCTGAAGGCCCGAAGACCTTCTGACAGCTTCGATATGGTGGAAATTTTGATTTCAGACACCGGAGCTGGAATACTCCCAGAGAAACTCCCCCGCATCTTCGACCGTTTCTACCAGGCAGGCGATTCATATACCAAAGACGGTGAAGGAACCGGTATCGGACTCGCTTTGACGAAAGAACTTGTGGAATTGCATGGGGGCACGATTACAGTGGAAAGCGTTGTGAATCAGGGGAGTACGTTCAGAGTCTTTTTACCCATTGGGAAACAAGTTGGCAGTTGGCAGTTGGCAGTTGGCAATAAAAAGAGAGTTGGCAATTGGCAGTTGGCAGTTGGCAATAAAAAGAGAGTTGGCAATGGGCAGTTGGCAGTTGGCAATAAAAAGAGAGTTGGCAATTGGCAGTTGGCAGTTGGCAATAAAAAGAGAGTTGGCAATGGGCAGTTGGCAGTTGGCAATAAAAAGATAGTTGGCAATGGGCAGTTGGCAGTTGGCAATAAAAAGATAGTTGGCAATGGGCAGTTGGCAGTTAGCAATGAAGACAGGGGAGTGTTCAGAAAAGTGTGTCACCTCTTTCCGGGATAA